From Chloroflexota bacterium, one genomic window encodes:
- a CDS encoding YncE family protein, protein MQRLWFVGGLIIVALVAASLAPLTPSTIAQSLIGTVNVGDNPGATVADPLRNLVYVVCEYDDTIYVLDGNSNTVVRTIPLPYNISGAALDPIANRLYVASCSPIHVLDAATGNEVGAINECVFHPEELAIDPGRHRLLVSDESGLIGVSDYVNIYDTRTLQRVARVEIGYSTVFRDVAVAVNAVSGMGYASYDAQPNLVFFDVMTGEIRHQVRDISATHGVAADPVLNRVYVRCLNEIAVFDGTTAARVGSIPVAGIIGLNCGARRVYSWKSQDMRVFDANTLTAVGTVRVPGTGYAGTMPALACWRRWGGSIAR, encoded by the coding sequence ATGCAGCGCCTGTGGTTTGTTGGGGGCCTGATCATCGTTGCCCTCGTCGCTGCCTCCCTTGCTCCCTTAACTCCTTCGACCATCGCCCAATCGCTCATCGGGACTGTGAACGTGGGCGACAATCCCGGTGCGACGGTCGCCGATCCGCTTCGCAACCTCGTCTATGTCGTCTGTGAGTATGACGACACCATCTACGTGTTGGACGGCAATTCCAATACCGTCGTCCGCACCATTCCTCTGCCCTACAACATTTCTGGAGCGGCTCTGGACCCCATTGCCAACCGCCTATATGTGGCGTCGTGCAGCCCAATTCACGTGCTCGATGCGGCCACTGGCAATGAGGTGGGAGCGATCAACGAGTGCGTGTTCCACCCGGAGGAGTTGGCAATTGATCCAGGTCGGCATCGACTGTTGGTCAGTGACGAGAGCGGGCTTATTGGTGTGTCAGACTACGTTAACATCTACGATACGAGGACCCTCCAGAGAGTGGCTCGAGTCGAAATCGGTTACAGTACCGTTTTTCGCGACGTGGCCGTAGCAGTGAATGCGGTAAGCGGCATGGGCTACGCGTCATACGACGCTCAGCCCAACTTGGTTTTCTTTGATGTGATGACCGGTGAGATTAGACACCAGGTGCGCGACATCTCGGCCACGCACGGTGTCGCTGCTGATCCGGTGCTCAACCGCGTGTACGTCCGTTGCCTGAATGAGATCGCCGTGTTCGATGGCACCACAGCGGCTCGCGTGGGCTCGATCCCTGTAGCGGGCATCATCGGACTGAACTGTGGTGCGAGGCGGGTTTACAGTTGGAAGTCACAGGACATGCGAGTTTTCGATGCCAACACACTCACTGCAGTGGGCACTGTGCGGGTGCCAGGGACGGGTTATGCGGGAACTATGCCAGCATTGGCGTGTTGGAGGCGCTGGGGCGGGTCTATTGCCCGATGA